CTTTTCGGCGACGAACACCAGCACCCGGCGCAGCAGCTCGTTCCGGTCCGCCTCCGAAAGGCGGGCGAACATGGGCACGTTGCGCTGGATGATCGCCAGCCACTCCGGCGGAAAAGGCTCCGCGCGGATGCGATCGCGGCGGCGCTTCTTCAGAAATCCGAACACGATGAACCCTGGGGTGCGGGGCGGATGAAAGCCTTTTCAGCGCGGTGATCAGCGCCGGCGCGCATCCGCTCCACGCGCATGGACGCGACCACGTCTCCCTCCAGGATCCCGTCCACCACGTCGATTCCCTCGGTCACCTCGCCGAAGACCGTGTAGCCGCGAACCAGGCGGGGATTGTCCTTGAGGTTGATGAACCACTGCGCGTCGCCCGTGTCGTGCCCGCGGGTGCTCATCGCCACGGTGCCGCGGGGGTGCGCGATGGTTCCAAGCTCGTCGCGCAGGTAGTGGTGATGGCCCACGTACTCGTTGGTGCCCGGAGCGCCGCCCTGGATCACGAAGTCCGGCTCCACGCGGTGCCAGTTGCCGCCATCGTAGTAGCCGTCGCGCACGAGCGAGAGCACGCGAGCCGCCATCATCGGTGCCACGTCCCCGCGCAGCCGCACCACGAACGAGCCGCCGCCGGCACCGGGCGACATCGTCACGCGGATGCGCACGTCCTGGCCCAGGGCGAGCGCCACCGCGTCCGGCGGGAGATGGAAGCGCGGCGCGGGCGGCCGGTCGTCGCTGCCCGGACGCCCGGCGGCCTCGAGCAGGGCCACGCGCACGTCGCGCTCCGATTCGTTCGCGCGGCGCACCCATAGATCGAAGGCGTCGTTGGCAGCCTCGCGTACGCCGGGCACGGAGGACCCGTTCAGCGCGATGGCGGCGGCGCGGACGGCCTGCGCCTGATCGCCAGCCAGTGCGGCCAGGTACACGTCGTCCGCCGCATGGCCCACGAGCTTCGACAACGCATCGATCGCCGCCTCCTGCACGTTGCCGTCCGGGTCGCGCGCCAGGGTGCGCAGGCGGGCGGTGTCGGCCAGGATGCCTGCGGCGCGCGCGGCGTAGAGGCGCACGTGCCAGTCGGAGTGCGTGGCGAGCGCGCCGAGCCGTGCCCGCGCCTGCTCCGGCGCAATCCGCGCGAGCGCCACCATCGCGTGCGCCCCCGCGTGCCACGACACCCCACCCGCGGGTCGACGGCGTGCGTCGCGCGGCAGCGAGTCCACCCATCCAGCCAGCACGCGCACGAATGCCGGAGCGGCGCCGCACGTGGTATCCGCCACGGCGGCGGCGCGGAGGCGC
This window of the Longimicrobium sp. genome carries:
- a CDS encoding peptidylprolyl isomerase, with the translated sequence MKKLWILLLLLAPAPGLAQTRADSALIGRILAAEDRRDSTMAIPAGLRHADPRIRLIARRALGRIRDPLFAARDSLPPVAAPSAWPEPAWRLRYRALAAQRADCGALQTALNDSVWHVRLRAAAVADTTCGAAPAFVRVLAGWVDSLPRDARRRPAGGVSWHAGAHAMVALARIAPEQARARLGALATHSDWHVRLYAARAAGILADTARLRTLARDPDGNVQEAAIDALSKLVGHAADDVYLAALAGDQAQAVRAAAIALNGSSVPGVREAANDAFDLWVRRANESERDVRVALLEAAGRPGSDDRPPAPRFHLPPDAVALALGQDVRIRVTMSPGAGGGSFVVRLRGDVAPMMAARVLSLVRDGYYDGGNWHRVEPDFVIQGGAPGTNEYVGHHHYLRDELGTIAHPRGTVAMSTRGHDTGDAQWFINLKDNPRLVRGYTVFGEVTEGIDVVDGILEGDVVASMRVERMRAGADHRAEKAFIRPAPQGSSCSDF